A region of the Pseudomonas silesiensis genome:
CGCACGGTGATCACTTTGACCGACGCATTTGATTGCACGGTGGCGATGGCGTTACCGGCGTAGATCGGACGCTTGAAGGTATCGGCGCTTTCTACCGAGATGATCTCGGAGATCTGGTCGACGTCGAGCTGCGCCGCAACGCGCGGCAGGATGTTTTTGCCGTTGGAGGTGGCCGGGGCCAGGACATGGCTGTAAATCGTGCGCTGCTCGATCACCAGACTGGCCACCAAGGGTGCAACATTCTCGGGAAGCAGATGGGCATAGGCCGCATGGTCGGCCACCAGCACTTTGGCCACGCCAGCGATGTTCGCCGCGGCTTCAGCCACCGCCCCGACAAAGGCACCGGCCACCAGCAGATGAACCTCACCGCCGATTTTGCCGGCAGCGGCCACGGTGTTCAGCGTGGCCGGGGCCAGCACCTTGTTGTCCTGCGCGTCTTTGGAATAGTCAGCAATCACCAAAATAGTCATTCAGATCACCTTCGCTTCGTTTTTCAGTTTCTCGACCAGTTCAGCCACCGACTTGACCATGATCCCCGCGCTGCGTGCAGCCGGTGCTTCGACTTTCAGGGTGGTGTTGGTGGAGGCGGTGGAAACGCCCAAACCGTCCGCCGTCACGACTTCGAGCGGCTTCTTCTTGGCTTTCATGATGTTGGGCAGGGACGCGTAGCGAGGCTCGTTCAAACGCAGGTCGGTGGTGACGATGGCCGGCAGTTTCAGGGAAACCGTCTGCGCGCCGCCGTCGACTTCGCGAGTCACGGCAACGGAGTCGCCGCTGATTTCGACTTTCGACGCGAAGGTGCCCTGACCGTAGCCGCTCAGTGCAGCGAGCATCTGGCCAGTCTGGTTGTTGTCGCTGTCGATGGCTTGTTTGCCAAGGATCACCAGCTGTGGCTGTTCCTTATCGACAACCGCCTTGAGCAGCTTGGCAACGGCCAGGGAAGTCAGATCTTCAGCGGATTCGACGAGGATGGCGCGATCGGCACCCAGAGCCAGCGCGGTGCGCAGTTGCTCTTGAGCGGTGGTCGG
Encoded here:
- a CDS encoding electron transfer flavoprotein subunit beta/FixA family protein; amino-acid sequence: MKVLVAVKRVVDYNVKVRVKADHTGVDLANVKMSMNPFCEIAVEEAVRLKEKGVATEIVVVSIGPTTAQEQLRTALALGADRAILVESAEDLTSLAVAKLLKAVVDKEQPQLVILGKQAIDSDNNQTGQMLAALSGYGQGTFASKVEISGDSVAVTREVDGGAQTVSLKLPAIVTTDLRLNEPRYASLPNIMKAKKKPLEVVTADGLGVSTASTNTTLKVEAPAARSAGIMVKSVAELVEKLKNEAKVI